One region of Candidatus Methanoplasma cognatum genomic DNA includes:
- a CDS encoding nitroreductase, with product MNEALKNIYDRSSVRKFKNEKVPDECIKEILKAGFYAANGMNRQAVRFVVLENKETIKKYNRKAISLFAEMARAAGQPNPMAEKMANDPSADIFYGAPTLVFVFTDPSAVTPVEDGSLTVGNMMLAAHSLGYGTCFIGFAAGLGYDQEFRKEFSVPDDHKYAACMILGKPDGSIEKHPRSEVKILKWVK from the coding sequence ATGAACGAAGCGCTAAAGAACATATATGACAGGTCATCAGTCAGAAAGTTCAAGAACGAAAAAGTCCCCGATGAATGCATAAAAGAGATACTCAAAGCCGGATTCTATGCGGCGAACGGCATGAACCGCCAGGCAGTCAGGTTCGTCGTCCTCGAAAACAAAGAGACGATCAAGAAATACAACAGAAAGGCAATATCTCTTTTTGCAGAGATGGCAAGGGCGGCAGGGCAGCCCAACCCGATGGCCGAAAAGATGGCCAACGACCCCAGTGCGGACATATTCTACGGAGCGCCGACGCTCGTATTCGTATTCACGGACCCGAGCGCAGTGACGCCGGTCGAAGACGGGTCGCTGACGGTGGGGAACATGATGCTTGCAGCGCATTCATTAGGATACGGAACATGCTTCATAGGTTTCGCGGCCGGATTGGGATATGATCAGGAATTCAGGAAGGAATTCAGCGTACCTGACGATCACAAATACGCAGCGTGCATGATACTCGGCAAGCCCGACGGCAGCATAGAAAAGCATCCCCGTTCCGAAGTGAAGATCCTGAAGTGGGTCAAGTGA
- the sfsA gene encoding DNA/RNA nuclease SfsA: MKYPSTLTGTFIERPNRFIAYVEIDGKKERCHVKNTGRCRELLIPGATAVLSVPDNPDRSTRYDLIGVYKGDMLVNIDSQAPNKVVEESIHRIPGFEDADKVRPEYRYGDSRIDIYAESGGKMKLMEIKGVTLEKNGLALFPDAPTERGLKHVRELEAALKDGYEAYIMFLVQMSGPKVFSPHYEMHEEFASEVERAYGSGVKVLAYDSVVTEDSISLGNPIDVEFAGHS, translated from the coding sequence ATGAAGTATCCGAGCACTCTGACTGGCACTTTCATCGAAAGGCCCAACAGGTTCATTGCATACGTGGAGATAGACGGAAAGAAAGAGAGATGCCATGTCAAGAACACCGGCAGGTGCAGGGAACTTCTGATCCCGGGCGCAACAGCCGTGCTCAGTGTGCCGGACAACCCTGACAGATCCACCAGATACGATCTTATCGGCGTTTACAAGGGAGATATGTTGGTGAACATCGATTCCCAGGCGCCGAATAAAGTAGTCGAGGAGTCGATACACCGCATACCGGGGTTCGAGGATGCAGATAAAGTACGCCCGGAATACAGGTACGGGGACTCACGCATAGACATTTATGCAGAAAGTGGCGGTAAAATGAAATTAATGGAGATCAAGGGGGTCACCCTTGAAAAGAACGGCCTTGCTCTTTTCCCCGATGCACCTACCGAGCGCGGTCTCAAGCACGTGAGGGAACTGGAGGCCGCTCTGAAAGACGGGTACGAAGCGTACATAATGTTCCTTGTACAAATGTCCGGGCCCAAGGTCTTCTCTCCTCACTATGAGATGCATGAGGAGTTCGCATCAGAGGTCGAAAGAGCGTACGGATCCGGTGTAAAGGTGCTTGCTTACGATTCTGTCGTTACCGAAGACTCCATATCGCTGGGTAATCCCATTGACGTCGAGTTCGCAGGTCACTCGTAA